TCCATGGTCGTAATCCTGCATATGTTCTTATAACAGTCATATCCGCTATTTTAGGGTAAAAACGAACAGCTCTTTTTGCGATATATTTTATTACTTCATGATCCACTTTTGTGTCATATCCATTAAATTGACGACTACTACCAATTAAAAAGTTTTGACTTTCGGTAGGCTCGAAAACTAATGCAATGCCATATTTCTCAGTGAATGGATCTACTTTCCTCTCCCCACCAAATTTTGAAATGAGGTAGCCAAATTCCATTACATTTCTTAATCCAACAGGATGTTGTCTAGAAGCAACAATGACCTGACCTTTACGCGGTTTTATTGGAATGTCTATATCTAACATCTCTCCAATAAACGGAGCCCATACACCACATGCATTGACAACCTTATTAGCCGTAAAGGTTTCATTATTTGTCTCAATTACAAATTGATTCACTTGATTTTTATAAAGATTTTTCACTTCCGTATTCGTATGTATTTTCGCACCGAATTGTTTGGCACGATGAATCAGCGAATATGTTAACATATAAGGATTTACTCTAGAATCAGTCCTGCACTCAAGCCCACCAAGGATGTCGTCTGCAAAGTAATCAGATTCATTGCGTAGATCTTCCCGATCCAACATTCGAAAATCTAGCCCCGCATCTTGTTGTTGCTGCACCCATTTTTGTGCAGCCTCCATTTCCGTATCATTTTCACAAACTAAAACACTACCAGGGTTCCTATATTCAAATGGGATTTCAAGCTCATTATTTAATTCATATACCAATTGTTGGCTTTTTAGAGCCATTTGACTATCAAATCCTGGATCTTTATCCACTGCTAAAATATTTCCATCGCATTTAGAGGTTGTTTCACTTGCCAATTCATTCTTTTCAAGAACCGTTATATCTAAACCGGATTTTGAGCAATAGTAAGCGATCGATGAACCAATAATTCCCCCTCCGATTACAAGGACATCGCAATGTAATGTATTAGTCATGTTATTCCTCCCTATACATTAGTAACAACCTGGCTTTTTTTATTAGATTGATAAGCTTCCCATTGCTGCAAGATTTTCTTTCTTCCTACTTCTATTTCCGGATGAAATTGTATATGTGCATTATTCCTAGTCTGTTCAGTCATTTCAATAGAATCTTTAATATTTATATCTAATCTTTTCATTCCAGAACGGTGTGCAATTGATAAACCTGCTGTTCTCCCCTGTGCAGCAGCAACCTTTGCTCCTTCAATACCAGTAATGTTTCCTGCAACATATAGTCCTTCTAGAGGGGTTTCCATCCGTTCATTATGTAAAGGAACATAGCCTCCCAATTCCTCCACTAAATAAAATGGACAACCTGCAACTGCTGCTAATTCAGCTAATGGGTATAAACCTCCGGCAATACAAACAAAATCTACTTGAATATGTTCCTCACTACCAGAAACTACTTCCCCATCAGCATTAATTGTTGCTAATGTTACTCTTTCGACTTCATTTTCACCATAAATTTCAGTTACGGCTTTTCGAAGTTGAATTGGAATCCCCCACATTTTCACTCCTTTTTTAGGGTAGAAATTAACGCCCAACTTTTTCATAAAGTCATTCTTCATTAACTTGCTGCCATATCGAACGAATGGTGACGGAGCCATATGGGATACGTGAAGAAGTGAATCTAGTACTTTTTTTGGTTGACCCGCATCCTTTGTTATACGGTTCATTTTCGGTAAAGTAAGACAAGCTACTTCTACGCCAGCTAGTTGTAATTCCATCGCAATAGCAGCTGAGAGAACATTCACACCGATAATAACTCCACGCTCCCCGGGTTTGACTCGATGAACATTTGTCATCACCTGAGCGGCACCAACAGACATAACTCCGGGTAATGTCCAACCCGGTACAGGTACAGGAGATTCTGCTGCCCCAGTTGCTAATAACAGATTATCCGTGTGAAATGTTTCTTTTTCTGTATAAACAACCCATAACCCATTTAATTTTTCAATGTTATTTACAGCTGTATTTAAATGAAACTTCACTCCAAGATTAACTGCTTTTTTATATAATTTAGTTGATTCTTTAATCCCATTCCACCAGGACCCATTCGGTTCTTCATAAAGCTGTCCAAGTAACCTACCACCAGCTATCATATATTCATCAATTACAACAACATCTACTCCATTTTCTGCACAAGTAACTGCCGCTGTTAAACCTGCAGGTCCAGATCCTATAATGATAGCATTATCCATTTTCCAGTCCCCCATCATCTTTATAGGATGTTTGTATTTGGCCACTACTTTCTACAATCATTCCTTCTTTAATGGGTGTAAGACATGCCCGAATACCCTGTTGACCATCTACCGAAACTCTACATTCATAACAATGGCCAATATTACAATAGAAACCTCTTGGTGATCCGCTCTCTTCATGGTGTCGAAGTGTGCGAATTCCATTGGCTAAAAGAGCGGCAGCCAAAGATTCATTTTCCAGCCCTTTATAGACCTTATGATTAAATGTGAAGGAAACATAATTATTATCTTCAATTTTTCCGAGTATAGGGTGGTCTAAGATTCTTTGCGTCATTTATCTATCCTCCTTAAATTTTCAAAGCTAATCGGGCGTATTGGTGGCTGATATTTCAATGACACACATGTTCGATTTTTATCATTTGATGATATAGCAGCTATTTTATCTACCATAGTCCGACATGTTCTTCCACCACAATAACCCATGCCAGCTCTAGTACGAAGCTTTAATTCCCTAGCCGAACATTTATACTTGGCAGCTGTAGTCTCCAACTCCTCGTAACTTACTTCTTCACATCTGCATATGATCATTTCATCTTCTTTCACTTGAAACACCTCAATTTATACTTTATTAATGAAGAATGAAACTGAAAAGTAGATAGCCCCTGCAATTATTCATTATTACGTCATGAAACCTCTTCCCCCCCTATATCAAGCTTTCTTTCTTCGGATTTGTTCAAAGTAGCTACAATAATACCAATAACAGTTCCAATCAGTCCCGTAATAATCCATCCTGCCCCGACACTAAACAGTGGAATGAAAGAAAACGTTTGATTAATAAAATCCACAAAAACATTTGCTTCTTTTAAAGCATCTAATAGTGCAACAAATCCACTACCAATAATTGAACCTACATATACGGATTGATAACCTTTAAAAAGATTATTGGTAAAGGAAAGAATAATTAATGTAATCGCTATTGGATATAAAAGAAGCAAAATTGGTGAAGCCGTATCTAGTATTTTATCCAATCCAAAATTTGTAATTATTAAACTAACAATAGCCAATAATACTACCCATTTTTTATAAGAAATATTCGGATAGATTCGATTAAAATATTCTGCTACTGCTGATAAGCACGCTATATTTGTTGTTATTCCAGTTAAAAATACAACAGTACCTATTAAGAATATTCCGACATATCCAAATAAATGGATTGCACTGTTTGCTAACACTTCTCCACCATTGCTGGCATATCCAATGGCATCTATACTCGATGCTCCTATCCAAGCTAAAGATAACTGCAAAAGCGCCAAACCAATTACAGTTATAACTCCTGCTTTAATAAAAACAAGGGATGTTGCTTTTTTCCCTATAACTCCTAAATTCTTAATTGACTTAATAAAAATTCCCCCAAATATAAACGCGGCAAGAACATCCATTGTATAATAACCTTCAACAAATCCTTTTAAAAATGTATCTTGTATATACGGCTCTTTGGGTTCACCAAAACTTCCCATGGGGGTAACGAATGACTTAACTATTAATATGATTAAAAGAGTAGCAAATACAGGTGTTATCACTTTGCCTAATCTATCCACAAACTTGCTTGGGTTAAGAGAAAGTAAGACAGTCATTAGAATAAAAAGAAAAGAAAACAGAAATAAGAATAAATTATTTGACTGAACCATATCAGTGATTACAGGAAATACCGATATTTCATATACGACTGACGTAGTTCTTGGAATTACGTATATTGGCCCTAGAGTTAAAAATAAGGCTATTGAAAATATCATACCGAACTTTGGATGTACTCTTGCAGCAAGGTTCTCTACTGTACCTCCTGATATAGCTAATGCTATAATTGCTAATAAGACAAGGCCGACACCTGTGATTAAAAACCCTGACATCGCAATCCACGTGTTCGTTCCTGCAAGTTGACCTACCATTGGTGCAAATATTATGTTACCAGCCCCAAGAAACATCGCAAATAACATTAGCCCGACGGCAATAAGTTGTCCTGTCGACAAAGTACTTTTCATTTAAAGTCCCCCAATAGTTTAATAGAAACCTTCTTTATACTCTTCGTTCTCCCAAATGTAAATTTATTAACGTTTTTAAAAACAAAAAACTTAGCGTCAGCCATAATGCTTTCCTAGTGACACTATATCTACGGCAATACAGCATTTGTTAATTTTTGTAAGGTTATTGAGATAAGAAGACTTAACTCTCCAATCAATTTAATTAACACTTCAATAAATATTTATAAATTAAGTAGTGTTTAAATTTTTTCTTAAGAGAGCTTTAAATTTCCTAGATGTCGATCCATTCCCTCAGATTAAGATTAGTGTCATGAGTTTATAAACAATACTCAGGTTCTCATGCAAACTAGCCAAGAAAGTACGTGAAGGTCTATAGACCACATTTTAGAATGAGGAAAGTCAAATTGTTATTCTACATTTTAGGATCATTGAGTAAAATAGTCTTCCATTAATCAGAAGTCCACATATTTGTTATATCAACAAGAACATTTAATAGAGCTAAAAATAAAAGGTAGTTTAATTTTTCAAACTAAGTGCTTATACCCATCCGCGAAAACGAGCAGCTTCTGCCATTCTTCTTATTCCAACCATATATGCAGCTAAACGCATATCTATTTGATGTTGTTGCGCTGTGGAAAAAACATTTTCAAAAGAATCGACTATTTTGTGGCGTAACTTTTGAGAGACTTCTTCTTCTGTCCAATAGTAACCTTGGTTATTTTGCACCCATTCAAAATAAGAAACAGTAACACCACCTGAACTAGCAAGAACATCTGGTACAAGTAACACGTTACGTGCAGCTAATATGGTTGTGGCTTCTAAAGTTGTGGGTCCATTCGCAGCTTCCACAACAATTTCAGCTTGAATATGTCCTGCATTTTCACTTGTAATTTGATTGGAAATTGCAGCTGGAACAAGGATATCACATTCTTGTTCGAGTAGTTCCTGATTTGTAATAGTGTTTATAAATAAGCTTGTTACTGTCCCAAAGCTATCACGTCGATTAAGTAAATAATCAATATCTAACCCTTCCGGATCATAAAGCGCACCATATGCATCAGAAATGCCAACCACTTTTGCGCCTGCATCTTGCATAAACTTGGCAATATAACTTCCTGCATTCCCAAATCCTTGGATAATAACGCGTGCCTCTTTTATTTGAATTCCTTTTCGCTTTGCTGCCTCTTCGATACAAATTGTGACTCCTCTTGCTGTTGCTGTTTCACGTCCTTGTGAACCTCCTAGGACAAGCGGTTTGCCAGTAATAAATCCCGGCGAATCAAATTCTTGGATACGGCTGTACTCGTCCATCATCCATGCCATAACTTGTGGATTTGTAAATACATCTGGTGCAGGTATATCTTTTGTTGGGCCAACCACTTGACTAATCGCACGAACATATCCTCGACTTAAACGTTCTAATTCACTGAAGGACATGTTGCGAGGATCGCATACAATTCCGCCTTTCCCTCCACCGTAAGGAAGATTGAAAATACCGCATTTTAAACTCATCCACATTGACAATGCTGTTACTTCCTCTTCATTTACTTCCGGGTGAAAACGCACTCCACCTTTTGTAGGTCCAACTGCATCGTTATGTTGAGAACGATAGCCGGTGAAAATCTTCATTGAACCGTCATCCATTCGAACCGGAATTCGTACTTTGATGATTCTAAGAGGTTCTTTTAATAATTCATACATATCTTCTTTATATCCTAATCTTTGAACTGCTTCTTTTACGATGAACTGAGTTGAACTTAATAAATCTAACCTCTCATTTTGCTTGTTGCCATGCTGAACAGAATTACTATCAACCGTAATTGTCCCTTTCATTGTTTACACCTCTTATGTTATATGTTGTTTACACTTGAAATATTTTTATAACTATAAAACTAAACTTTTAAGATGATTTATTTTTACGGAATACATGTTGGACGTATAGTTGATCAAGTGCGACAAATGTTGATAGTGTAATGGATAGAATATTCACTATTTTTTAAACCCTCGACAATAATCTTCATAAATCCTTCCATTGATGATAGCCTTGTGATACACGATTGAAAAATTCATTTTTTCCAAATGAGAAAAGAATTCCCTATGGCCCATTAATCACTTAGAAAACAATCCTTTAAGAGCAAAAGAGACATTTTGAGGTCTTTCTGCCAGCCGACGCATAAAATAACCGAACCAGTCACTACCGAAAGGAATATAAACACGCATTTTATATCCTTCTTGAACTAAACTTTGCTGCATTTTTGTTCTAAAACCATACAGCATTTGAAATTCAAATTGATCACGTGGTATGTTATTTTCTTTCACAAATTCTTTTACTTTGGAAATGATAGTGTGATCATGAGAAGCAATCGCCGTATAGCTGCCGCTCAATAAATGCAATTTAATAATGTTCATATAATTTTCATCTACATCTTTTTTCACTTGATATGCTACTGCCGGAGACTCTTTATAAGCCCCCTTAACTAAACGAAGGGAAATTCCTTTTAAACTTCTTACGTCCTGTTCGGCTCTATGTAAATAAGATTGAATCACTGTACCCACATTATCATAGGTTTCACGCAGTTCCCTTAGGATATCTAGCGTCATTTGGCAATGGGTGTAATCTTCCATATCAATTCTTACAAAGTTATTTGTTTTTTTCGCTGTCTCAAGAATTCGACACATGTTTTCGATGCAAAAATCCCGATCAATATCCAAACCAAGCTGGGTCATTTTAACAGACAAATTACTATTAACTCCATATTCAGCAATGGATTCAAGAGTTTTTACGTTATACTCTGTTGCTTCAAGAGCCTTTCTTTTGCTTAAAACGAATTCCCCTAAATGATCAAGTGTACAGCTCAATCCTTTTTCATTTAATTCATGCACTTTCTTAATGGCACTTTCAATCGTATCCCCGGCAATAACTTGAGAGGCTCCAAATTTAAGACCCCATTTCTTCGCAGCTTTGTTTAGCGCTTTGTTTTGGGCAGCATAGAGAAAAACGTTTTTCGAAACTACATCTAACATAATTTATTCCCCCAGATTATATTATTCTTGTTAGAAGATTTAGTATTGGGCAGCTTTTGAAAAGCCGCCCTATCCTTATTTAAATTGTTGTGCTAGTTGTTTTTGCCTGCATGTGCATAATCAGGTAATCAGGACCCCCTGCTTTTGAATCTGTTCCTGACATGTTAAATCCTCCAAACGGATGGTATCCAACAATAGCACCTGTACATCCTCGGTTGAAGTAAAGATTACCCACATGAAACTCTTCTTTTGCACGCTCAATATGTTCAGGGGTGTTAGAAAGCAGCGCACCGGTTAAGCCATATTCGGTATTATTAGCGATTTCCATCATGTGGTCAAAGTCACGTGCCTTGCAGAAGGCGACAACGGGACCAAATATTTCTTCCTGCATAAGGCGTGCTTTTTCGTTCACATCAGCAATGATCGTCGGTTGAATGAAATACCCTTCGGAATCATCCCCCTCTCCACCAGTCATCAATTTGCCTTCTTCCATACCAATTTCGATATACTTCATTATCTTGTTGTATGAGGCTTGTCCGATTACTGGACCCATATAGGTGTTCACGTCTTCAGGACTACCGACCGTTAATGTCTTCGTTAAAGCCACCGCTTTTTCAAGCACTTCGTTATAAACATCTTGATGTATCACCGCACGAGAACCGGCTGAACATTTTTGTCCGGAAAATCCAAATGCAGAGTAAACAATTGATGATGCCGCTACATCTAAATCTGCATCCTTATCTACGACTACTGTATCTTTTCCGCCCATTTCAGCGATCACACGTTTTAACCAAATTTGGCCAGGTTGCACTTTCGCTGCACGTTCATAAATCCGGCAGCCAACTTCACGAGAACCTGTGAAGGAGATAAATCGTGTTTTCGGATGATCGACAAGGTAATCCCCTATCTCCTCTCCGTCACCCGGTATATAGTTAAATACACCTTGAGGAAGACCCGCTTCTTCCATAACTTCAACGAACTTTGCCGCAACTACCGGTGTATTGTCAGAAGGTTTAAGAAGAACCGTGTTTCCTGTTACAATAGCTGCAGCAACCGTCCCTGCCATAATTGCTAATGGGAAGTTAAATGGTGAAATAATGATACCTACGCCAAGTGGTATGTAATTAAACTTGTTAATTTCCCCCTCACGACTTTCTACCGGTGATCCGTCTTTTAATTTCATCATTTGGCGTGCATAGTATTCAAGGAAGTCAACTGCTTCTGCTGTGTCTGCATCAGCTTCTTTCCACGGCTTCCCAGCTTCTTTAACGAGGTAACCTGAAAATTCATGTTTACGACGACGGATGATATCTGCCGCACAGAATAAAATGTTTGCACGTACTTCTGGATCTTCTTTTTTCCATGTATTGAATGTAGATAGTGCTGTTTGCATCGCTTTCTCAGCTAATTCTTTATTGGCCTTGGAAACTCGGCCAATTACTTCTTTCTTATTCGCTGGATTAACTGATATAATTTGTTCCTTGGTTGTAATAAATTCCTCTCCAATGACAAGTGGATAATCTTTTCCTAGCTCAGATTGCACGACTTCTAATGCTTTTTTAAATTCACTTCTATTTTCTTCAAGTGTAAAATCTGTGAATGGTTCGTGTTTATATGAGTTGATATCCGTATTAGTTGTTGTAATCATGT
This window of the Bacillus gobiensis genome carries:
- a CDS encoding NAD(P)/FAD-dependent oxidoreductase; translated protein: MTNTLHCDVLVIGGGIIGSSIAYYCSKSGLDITVLEKNELASETTSKCDGNILAVDKDPGFDSQMALKSQQLVYELNNELEIPFEYRNPGSVLVCENDTEMEAAQKWVQQQQDAGLDFRMLDREDLRNESDYFADDILGGLECRTDSRVNPYMLTYSLIHRAKQFGAKIHTNTEVKNLYKNQVNQFVIETNNETFTANKVVNACGVWAPFIGEMLDIDIPIKPRKGQVIVASRQHPVGLRNVMEFGYLISKFGGERKVDPFTEKYGIALVFEPTESQNFLIGSSRQFNGYDTKVDHEVIKYIAKRAVRFYPKIADMTVIRTYAGLRPWTADHLPIISHVEKVPGLYIAAGHEGDGISLAAITGKVIEEMINQNETSIPIEPLRYDRFNVNVKQ
- a CDS encoding NAD(P)/FAD-dependent oxidoreductase; its protein translation is MDNAIIIGSGPAGLTAAVTCAENGVDVVVIDEYMIAGGRLLGQLYEEPNGSWWNGIKESTKLYKKAVNLGVKFHLNTAVNNIEKLNGLWVVYTEKETFHTDNLLLATGAAESPVPVPGWTLPGVMSVGAAQVMTNVHRVKPGERGVIIGVNVLSAAIAMELQLAGVEVACLTLPKMNRITKDAGQPKKVLDSLLHVSHMAPSPFVRYGSKLMKNDFMKKLGVNFYPKKGVKMWGIPIQLRKAVTEIYGENEVERVTLATINADGEVVSGSEEHIQVDFVCIAGGLYPLAELAAVAGCPFYLVEELGGYVPLHNERMETPLEGLYVAGNITGIEGAKVAAAQGRTAGLSIAHRSGMKRLDINIKDSIEMTEQTRNNAHIQFHPEIEVGRKKILQQWEAYQSNKKSQVVTNV
- a CDS encoding (2Fe-2S)-binding protein, translating into MTQRILDHPILGKIEDNNYVSFTFNHKVYKGLENESLAAALLANGIRTLRHHEESGSPRGFYCNIGHCYECRVSVDGQQGIRACLTPIKEGMIVESSGQIQTSYKDDGGLENG
- a CDS encoding (2Fe-2S)-binding protein: MKEDEMIICRCEEVSYEELETTAAKYKCSARELKLRTRAGMGYCGGRTCRTMVDKIAAISSNDKNRTCVSLKYQPPIRPISFENLRRIDK
- the brnQ gene encoding branched-chain amino acid transport system II carrier protein, which gives rise to MKSTLSTGQLIAVGLMLFAMFLGAGNIIFAPMVGQLAGTNTWIAMSGFLITGVGLVLLAIIALAISGGTVENLAARVHPKFGMIFSIALFLTLGPIYVIPRTTSVVYEISVFPVITDMVQSNNLFLFLFSFLFILMTVLLSLNPSKFVDRLGKVITPVFATLLIILIVKSFVTPMGSFGEPKEPYIQDTFLKGFVEGYYTMDVLAAFIFGGIFIKSIKNLGVIGKKATSLVFIKAGVITVIGLALLQLSLAWIGASSIDAIGYASNGGEVLANSAIHLFGYVGIFLIGTVVFLTGITTNIACLSAVAEYFNRIYPNISYKKWVVLLAIVSLIITNFGLDKILDTASPILLLLYPIAITLIILSFTNNLFKGYQSVYVGSIIGSGFVALLDALKEANVFVDFINQTFSFIPLFSVGAGWIITGLIGTVIGIIVATLNKSEERKLDIGGEEVS
- a CDS encoding Glu/Leu/Phe/Val family dehydrogenase, with amino-acid sequence MKGTITVDSNSVQHGNKQNERLDLLSSTQFIVKEAVQRLGYKEDMYELLKEPLRIIKVRIPVRMDDGSMKIFTGYRSQHNDAVGPTKGGVRFHPEVNEEEVTALSMWMSLKCGIFNLPYGGGKGGIVCDPRNMSFSELERLSRGYVRAISQVVGPTKDIPAPDVFTNPQVMAWMMDEYSRIQEFDSPGFITGKPLVLGGSQGRETATARGVTICIEEAAKRKGIQIKEARVIIQGFGNAGSYIAKFMQDAGAKVVGISDAYGALYDPEGLDIDYLLNRRDSFGTVTSLFINTITNQELLEQECDILVPAAISNQITSENAGHIQAEIVVEAANGPTTLEATTILAARNVLLVPDVLASSGGVTVSYFEWVQNNQGYYWTEEEVSQKLRHKIVDSFENVFSTAQQHQIDMRLAAYMVGIRRMAEAARFRGWV
- a CDS encoding proline dehydrogenase family protein, with the protein product MLDVVSKNVFLYAAQNKALNKAAKKWGLKFGASQVIAGDTIESAIKKVHELNEKGLSCTLDHLGEFVLSKRKALEATEYNVKTLESIAEYGVNSNLSVKMTQLGLDIDRDFCIENMCRILETAKKTNNFVRIDMEDYTHCQMTLDILRELRETYDNVGTVIQSYLHRAEQDVRSLKGISLRLVKGAYKESPAVAYQVKKDVDENYMNIIKLHLLSGSYTAIASHDHTIISKVKEFVKENNIPRDQFEFQMLYGFRTKMQQSLVQEGYKMRVYIPFGSDWFGYFMRRLAERPQNVSFALKGLFSK
- the pruA gene encoding L-glutamate gamma-semialdehyde dehydrogenase — protein: MITTTNTDINSYKHEPFTDFTLEENRSEFKKALEVVQSELGKDYPLVIGEEFITTKEQIISVNPANKKEVIGRVSKANKELAEKAMQTALSTFNTWKKEDPEVRANILFCAADIIRRRKHEFSGYLVKEAGKPWKEADADTAEAVDFLEYYARQMMKLKDGSPVESREGEINKFNYIPLGVGIIISPFNFPLAIMAGTVAAAIVTGNTVLLKPSDNTPVVAAKFVEVMEEAGLPQGVFNYIPGDGEEIGDYLVDHPKTRFISFTGSREVGCRIYERAAKVQPGQIWLKRVIAEMGGKDTVVVDKDADLDVAASSIVYSAFGFSGQKCSAGSRAVIHQDVYNEVLEKAVALTKTLTVGSPEDVNTYMGPVIGQASYNKIMKYIEIGMEEGKLMTGGEGDDSEGYFIQPTIIADVNEKARLMQEEIFGPVVAFCKARDFDHMMEIANNTEYGLTGALLSNTPEHIERAKEEFHVGNLYFNRGCTGAIVGYHPFGGFNMSGTDSKAGGPDYLIMHMQAKTTSTTI